One Drosophila santomea strain STO CAGO 1482 chromosome X, Prin_Dsan_1.1, whole genome shotgun sequence DNA segment encodes these proteins:
- the LOC120457076 gene encoding glycine-rich protein 5: protein MVINLNPATSSNANASGSSVGGGSGGSGGSIIGGNGNGGGNGNGNGSGNIAGGASGGTSGGASGGGASGGATSNLMGIISHGVFEGTIHLHVVCAGDSNAKWITLEEAMAFCPSGVVAYTKLQLAEIYGVPMDLLFD, encoded by the coding sequence ATGGTCATCAATCTGAATCCGGCCACCTCTTCGAACGCCAATGCCAGCGGTAGCAGCGTGGGCGGTGGCAGCGGTGGCAGCGGTGGCAGCATCATtggcggaaacggaaacggaggCGGAAACGGTAACGGTAACGGCAGTGGCAACATTGCTGGTGGTGCAAGTGGTGGTACAAGTGGTGGTGcaagtggtggtggtgcaagTGGTGGCGCCACCAGCAACCTGATGGGCATCATCAGCCATGGAGTATTCGAGGGCACCATCCATCTGCATGTGGTATGTGCGGGCGACTCGAACGCCAAGTGGATCACCCTGGAGGAGGCGATGGCCTTCTGTCCCAGCGGCGTTGTTGCCTACACCAAACTGCAGCTGGCCGAGATTTATGGCGTGCCAATGGACCTTCTGTTCGACTGA